One region of Skermanella mucosa genomic DNA includes:
- a CDS encoding ABC transporter substrate-binding protein — MRSPPLLIAAALLAAGALMPAGASAQNRDRLVIGMQLEPPHLDPTAGAAAAIDEVTYSNLFESLTRIDARGEVVPGLAESWEVSPDGLTYTFKLRSGVKYHDGTGFDSADVKFALDRARGADSVNAQKGYFAAIGSVETPGPLTVAVTLTRPDGQFLFNMGSNDAAIVAPESAATNRQKPVGTGPFRFDRWVSGDRVVLARNPDFRDPAVPKLGEVVFRFISDPAAQLNAVRSGDVDAFPNIGATESLPVLEADKSFTVTVGTTEGETVLALNNARKPFDDVRVRRAVAHAVNRQEVIDGAMFGYGTPIGSHFAPHRAGYVDLTGLYPHDPAKARALLAEAGYPDGFDAVIRLPPPVYARRGGEIIAARLAEAGIRLRIEPMEWAPWLEQVFRGRDFDMTIVSHVEPLDIDIYDRPDYYFGYRSDRFAAVMEELSRTVEPERRAALYGDAQRILAEDSVNVFLFQLPKAGVHKAGLTGLWENSPVPANDVTDVSWK, encoded by the coding sequence ATGAGATCCCCACCCTTGCTGATCGCCGCGGCGTTGCTGGCGGCGGGCGCCCTGATGCCGGCGGGAGCCTCGGCGCAGAACCGCGACCGCCTGGTCATCGGCATGCAGCTTGAGCCGCCGCACCTGGACCCGACGGCCGGCGCCGCCGCGGCGATCGACGAGGTGACATATTCCAACCTGTTCGAGAGCCTGACCCGGATCGACGCGCGGGGCGAGGTGGTCCCCGGACTGGCGGAAAGCTGGGAGGTGTCGCCCGACGGCCTGACCTACACCTTCAAGCTGCGGTCGGGGGTCAAATACCATGACGGCACCGGATTCGACTCCGCCGACGTCAAGTTCGCGCTGGACCGGGCGCGCGGGGCCGACTCGGTCAATGCCCAGAAAGGCTATTTCGCGGCGATCGGATCGGTCGAGACGCCCGGCCCGCTGACCGTCGCCGTCACCCTGACCCGCCCGGACGGGCAGTTCCTGTTCAACATGGGCTCCAACGACGCCGCCATCGTGGCGCCCGAATCCGCCGCGACGAACCGGCAGAAGCCGGTCGGCACCGGCCCGTTCCGGTTCGACCGCTGGGTTTCCGGCGACCGCGTCGTGCTGGCGCGCAACCCCGACTTCCGCGACCCGGCGGTGCCGAAGCTCGGCGAGGTGGTGTTTCGCTTCATCAGCGATCCGGCGGCCCAGCTGAACGCCGTCCGCTCCGGCGACGTGGACGCCTTCCCCAACATCGGCGCCACCGAATCCCTGCCGGTCCTGGAGGCCGACAAGAGCTTCACCGTCACCGTCGGCACCACCGAGGGGGAGACGGTGCTGGCGCTCAACAACGCCCGCAAGCCGTTCGACGATGTCCGGGTGCGCCGCGCCGTGGCCCACGCGGTCAACCGGCAGGAGGTGATCGACGGCGCCATGTTCGGCTACGGCACGCCGATCGGCAGCCACTTCGCCCCGCACCGCGCCGGCTACGTGGACCTGACCGGCCTGTATCCCCACGACCCCGCCAAGGCGCGCGCGCTGCTGGCGGAAGCCGGATATCCCGACGGCTTCGACGCGGTGATCAGGCTGCCGCCGCCGGTCTATGCCCGGCGCGGCGGGGAGATCATCGCGGCCCGGCTCGCCGAGGCCGGCATCCGCCTGCGGATCGAGCCGATGGAATGGGCGCCCTGGCTGGAACAGGTGTTCCGCGGCCGGGACTTCGACATGACCATCGTCTCCCATGTCGAGCCGCTGGACATCGACATCTACGACCGGCCCGACTATTACTTCGGCTATCGCAGCGACCGCTTCGCCGCCGTCATGGAGGAGCTGAGCCGCACCGTCGAGCCGGAACGCCGCGCCGCCCTGTATGGCGACGCCCAGCGCATCCTGGCCGAGGACAGCGTCAACGTCTTCCTGTTCCAGCTGCCCAAGGCGGGGGTCCACAAGGCCGGGCTGACCGGCCTGTGGGAGAACAGCCCGGTTCCGGCCAACGACGTGACCGACGTCTCGTGGAAGTGA
- a CDS encoding NosR/NirI family protein — MLVVSIISSISTVAQAAVPLLGQYLSRAEPAELFAGADRFGTIQDGVPVAPVLQGDKLLGYAYLNSDFVNTTGYSGRPIHVLVGLGTDARVAGAKLVDHHEPIVLIGIPAERIDRFISGYIGRSVVELADQTSSSPPVDIVSGATVTVMVIGDSIVRSGRKVAQALGFAGTGAVAAKPRRALEPGRGEVEDWPTLVGDGSVRRLALTVGDVNAAFERSGKPEAVARPEPGAPDETFIDLYATLVSIPAIGRSLLGEAEYQSLARKLKPGQHALLVAGQGRYSFKGSGYVRGGIFDRIELVQGDTGVRFRDRTHLRLGGVAAAGAPDFPEVGLFMIPEGTEFDPAEPWRLSLLVQRATGALEKAFVSFDLGYQPPDKYLGEAVAAAPAPAAAAAAAPAREDEPPPETPLWQRIWQGRLLDIAVALSAMGILTGLFFFQDSLVRRPALYQRVRITFLLFTLVWLGWYAKAQLSVVNVFTFADALRTEFRWDYFLMDPLVFILWCSVAASILFWGRGAFCGWLCPFGALQELLYKVGQVLHLPKVKVPFGLHQRLWPIKYIIFLALFGLSMYSLSAAERGAEVEPFKTAIILHFVRDWWFVLFAAALLAAGLFIERFFCRYLCPLGAALAIPGRMRMFDWLRRYKECGSPCQRCANECPVQAIHPEGHINPNECIQCMHCQVLYHHDQKCPVMIQRRLKREKRAAGSSLA; from the coding sequence ATGCTGGTGGTTTCGATCATCAGCTCCATCTCGACGGTCGCTCAAGCCGCGGTGCCGTTGCTGGGCCAGTACCTCTCCAGGGCCGAGCCGGCCGAGCTGTTCGCCGGAGCCGACAGGTTCGGGACGATCCAGGACGGGGTTCCCGTCGCCCCGGTCCTCCAGGGCGACAAGCTGCTGGGCTACGCCTATCTCAACTCCGACTTCGTCAATACGACCGGATATTCCGGGCGGCCGATCCATGTGCTGGTCGGGCTTGGAACCGATGCCCGAGTCGCCGGGGCCAAGCTGGTGGATCACCATGAGCCGATCGTCCTGATCGGCATCCCGGCCGAACGCATAGACCGGTTCATATCCGGCTACATCGGCCGGAGCGTGGTCGAACTCGCGGACCAGACGTCGTCGAGCCCGCCGGTGGACATCGTTTCCGGGGCCACCGTCACGGTCATGGTAATCGGCGACAGCATCGTCCGGTCGGGCCGGAAAGTGGCGCAGGCCCTGGGTTTCGCCGGCACCGGTGCCGTCGCCGCGAAACCCCGGCGCGCGCTGGAGCCTGGCCGGGGCGAGGTCGAGGACTGGCCGACGCTGGTGGGTGACGGTTCGGTCCGGCGTCTGGCCCTGACGGTCGGAGACGTCAACGCCGCCTTCGAACGGAGCGGCAAGCCGGAAGCCGTCGCACGGCCCGAGCCGGGCGCTCCGGACGAGACCTTCATCGACCTTTACGCGACCCTGGTATCCATCCCGGCCATCGGGCGCAGCCTGCTGGGAGAGGCCGAATACCAGTCGCTGGCCCGGAAGCTCAAGCCGGGGCAGCACGCGCTCCTGGTCGCCGGACAGGGCCGCTACTCGTTCAAGGGCTCGGGCTACGTGCGGGGCGGCATCTTCGACCGGATCGAGCTCGTCCAGGGCGACACCGGTGTCAGGTTTCGCGACCGCACCCACTTGAGGCTGGGCGGCGTCGCGGCCGCCGGAGCTCCCGACTTTCCCGAAGTCGGCCTGTTCATGATCCCCGAAGGGACGGAGTTCGACCCGGCCGAGCCATGGCGGCTGTCGCTGCTGGTGCAGCGGGCAACCGGCGCGCTGGAGAAGGCCTTCGTGTCGTTCGACCTCGGCTACCAGCCCCCCGACAAATACCTGGGCGAAGCGGTCGCTGCGGCGCCCGCTCCGGCCGCAGCCGCAGCCGCCGCTCCCGCCCGGGAGGATGAGCCGCCCCCGGAAACGCCGCTGTGGCAAAGGATCTGGCAGGGCCGGCTGCTCGATATAGCCGTCGCGCTGAGCGCCATGGGCATCCTCACCGGCCTCTTCTTCTTCCAGGACAGCCTCGTCCGCCGCCCGGCCCTCTACCAGCGGGTCCGCATCACCTTCCTCCTGTTCACCCTGGTGTGGTTGGGCTGGTACGCCAAGGCGCAGCTGTCGGTCGTCAACGTCTTCACCTTCGCCGACGCGCTCCGAACGGAGTTCCGGTGGGACTATTTCCTGATGGACCCGCTGGTCTTCATCCTGTGGTGCTCCGTCGCGGCCTCGATCCTGTTCTGGGGGCGCGGCGCCTTCTGCGGCTGGCTTTGCCCCTTCGGGGCTCTCCAGGAGCTTCTGTACAAGGTCGGCCAGGTGCTCCACCTGCCCAAGGTGAAAGTGCCGTTCGGCCTGCATCAGCGGCTGTGGCCGATCAAGTACATCATCTTCCTCGCCCTGTTCGGCCTGTCGATGTACTCGCTGTCGGCGGCGGAACGCGGTGCCGAGGTCGAGCCGTTCAAGACGGCGATCATCCTGCACTTCGTCCGGGACTGGTGGTTCGTCCTGTTCGCCGCGGCGCTGCTGGCGGCCGGGCTGTTCATCGAGCGCTTCTTCTGCCGATACCTGTGCCCGCTGGGCGCGGCACTCGCCATTCCCGGCCGGATGCGGATGTTCGACTGGCTGCGCCGCTACAAGGAATGCGGCAGCCCGTGCCAGCGCTGCGCCAACGAGTGCCCGGTCCAGGCGATCCACCCGGAAGGCCACATCAATCCCAACGAATGCATCCAGTGCATGCACTGCCAGGTGCTCTACCACCATGACCAGAAATGCCCGGTCATGATCCAACGGCGTCTGAAGCGCGAAAAGCGCGCCGCCGGATCTTCGCTAGCCTGA
- the gpt gene encoding xanthine phosphoribosyltransferase, translating to MKHFPVSWEELHRHAKALAWRMAEKGPWEGIVAVTRGGLVPAAIIARELDIRLIDTVCISSYDHQNQREARVLKGFEGDGEGWLIIDDLVDTGKTATVLRKMIPKAHFATIYAKPAGRPLVDTFITEVSQDTWIYFPWDVELQFTQPIALQRGGR from the coding sequence ATCAAGCATTTCCCCGTCTCGTGGGAAGAACTGCACCGTCATGCCAAGGCGCTGGCCTGGCGCATGGCCGAGAAGGGCCCCTGGGAGGGCATCGTCGCGGTGACCCGCGGCGGTCTGGTCCCGGCCGCGATCATCGCCCGTGAACTGGACATCCGGCTGATCGATACCGTCTGCATTTCCAGCTACGACCACCAGAACCAGCGCGAGGCCCGCGTCCTGAAAGGCTTCGAGGGGGACGGCGAGGGCTGGCTGATCATCGACGACCTGGTCGATACCGGCAAGACCGCCACCGTCCTGCGCAAGATGATCCCCAAGGCGCACTTCGCGACGATCTACGCCAAGCCGGCCGGCCGGCCGCTGGTCGACACCTTCATCACCGAGGTGAGCCAGGATACCTGGATCTACTTCCCCTGGGACGTCGAACTCCAGTTCACCCAGCCGATCGCCCTCCAGCGCGGCGGCCGCTAA
- a CDS encoding methyl-accepting chemotaxis protein, protein MKRLQSLKISTKIYFLVGFLGLIAALIGTVGVVTLRTYDSQVDAITAASTRALLAERVNGLVNAVVMDSRGVYMAENPERVEKFGKPLLASLKAIEDLMREWRPLVPTDHLDQFRKVEENAAEFVRFRARLVELGRQGGAAPAREWGDNDANRANRQAFNKELQAISALDADLVGAGSAELDAFYDRMLLTLALLSVLGVGSAAGLAILVVRRTVTGPLGEVTATMKRLAGGDAGVDVRGTDRGDEIGEMARTVGVFRDNLRHAAALEQDRRADEEARERRSRTLERLTSEFGVNIDQVVKAVTSQAAEMRSTSESMSEIAEETARQSSAAASASDQARVNVQTVAAAAEQLSSSIGEIGRQVSESSRVAGIAVAEVERTNGSVAGLVAAADKIGEVVNLISDIASQTNLLALNATIEAARAGEAGKGFAIVASEVKNLANQTAKATEEISLQISGMQSATSGAVGAIQTIGGTITRIDEIVTVIAAAVEQQGIATREIARNIQEASRGTDEVSTNINGVHGAAGETGRTATQVLDAAAGLSRQAEALHREVGDFITRVKSA, encoded by the coding sequence ATGAAACGGCTGCAATCACTGAAGATTTCCACCAAGATCTACTTCCTGGTGGGTTTCCTGGGGCTGATCGCCGCCCTGATCGGCACCGTCGGCGTCGTGACGCTGAGGACATACGATTCCCAGGTGGACGCCATCACCGCGGCCTCGACCCGCGCCCTGCTGGCCGAGCGGGTCAACGGCCTGGTCAACGCGGTCGTGATGGATTCGCGCGGCGTCTACATGGCGGAGAACCCGGAGCGCGTCGAGAAATTCGGCAAGCCGCTGCTGGCCAGCCTGAAGGCCATCGAGGACCTGATGCGGGAATGGCGGCCCCTGGTTCCGACCGACCATCTCGACCAGTTCCGCAAGGTGGAGGAGAACGCCGCCGAGTTCGTCCGGTTCCGCGCCAGGCTGGTCGAGTTGGGCCGCCAGGGCGGCGCCGCTCCCGCCCGGGAATGGGGCGACAACGATGCCAACCGGGCGAACCGGCAGGCTTTCAACAAGGAATTGCAGGCGATCTCCGCGCTGGACGCCGACTTGGTCGGCGCCGGTTCCGCCGAGCTGGACGCCTTCTACGACCGCATGCTGCTGACCCTGGCGCTGCTGTCCGTGCTCGGCGTCGGCTCCGCGGCGGGGCTCGCCATCCTGGTGGTGCGCAGGACGGTGACGGGGCCGCTCGGCGAGGTCACCGCCACCATGAAGCGACTGGCGGGCGGCGACGCCGGCGTGGATGTCAGGGGCACCGACCGCGGCGACGAAATCGGCGAGATGGCGCGGACCGTCGGCGTCTTCCGGGACAACCTGAGGCACGCGGCGGCCCTGGAGCAGGATCGCCGCGCCGACGAGGAGGCCCGGGAGCGGCGCAGCCGCACCTTGGAGCGGCTGACCAGCGAGTTCGGCGTCAACATCGACCAGGTGGTCAAGGCGGTCACGTCGCAGGCCGCCGAAATGCGCTCCACTTCGGAATCGATGTCGGAGATCGCCGAGGAGACGGCGCGCCAGTCCTCCGCCGCGGCCTCCGCCTCTGACCAGGCGCGCGTCAACGTCCAGACCGTCGCCGCGGCGGCGGAGCAGCTGAGCAGCTCCATCGGGGAGATCGGCCGGCAGGTCAGCGAGTCCTCGCGGGTCGCCGGGATCGCGGTGGCCGAAGTGGAACGGACCAACGGCAGCGTCGCCGGGCTGGTCGCCGCCGCCGACAAGATCGGCGAGGTGGTCAACCTGATCAGCGACATCGCCAGCCAGACCAACCTGCTGGCGCTGAACGCCACGATCGAGGCGGCCAGAGCCGGGGAGGCCGGCAAGGGCTTCGCCATCGTCGCGTCGGAGGTCAAGAACCTGGCCAACCAGACCGCCAAGGCGACCGAGGAGATATCCCTCCAGATCTCGGGCATGCAGAGCGCCACGTCCGGCGCGGTCGGCGCGATCCAGACCATCGGCGGCACCATCACCCGGATCGACGAGATCGTCACCGTGATCGCCGCCGCGGTCGAGCAGCAGGGAATCGCCACCCGCGAGATCGCCCGCAACATCCAGGAGGCGTCGCGCGGCACCGACGAGGTCAGCACCAACATCAACGGCGTCCACGGCGCCGCCGGGGAGACCGGCCGGACAGCCACCCAGGTGCTGGACGCGGCGGCCGGCCTGTCCCGTCAGGCCGAGGCGCTGCACCGGGAGGTCGGCGACTTCATCACCCGCGTCAAGAGCGCGTGA
- a CDS encoding ABC transporter permease, which produces MIGFLARRLVGLGLTLFLASLVVFTVLEVLPGDPALLMLGVDARPDTLAALRAQMGLDRPVTVRYLAWVGGLLGGDMGVSHTYGVPVGDLVRDRLAVTVPLAALAVLLSTALALPLGMAAASRRGRPADYGVMAFSQLGVAIPNFWFGILLVLWLSVGLGWFDAGGFPGWSAGIGPALKSLALPAVTLGLTEAAILARITRASILDTLGEDYVRTARAKGLGPGAVMRRHVLRNALIPITTIVGLQFAFLLGGAIVVENVFFLPGLGRLLFQAISQRDLIVVKDVVMVMAALVVAVNLIVDILYAVIDPRPKAVP; this is translated from the coding sequence ATGATCGGGTTCCTCGCCCGGCGCCTGGTCGGCCTGGGACTGACGCTGTTTCTCGCTTCCCTGGTGGTCTTCACCGTGCTGGAGGTGCTGCCCGGCGACCCGGCCCTGCTGATGCTGGGCGTCGATGCGAGGCCCGATACGCTGGCGGCGCTGCGCGCCCAGATGGGGTTGGACCGGCCGGTCACGGTCCGCTATCTCGCCTGGGTCGGGGGGCTGCTGGGCGGCGACATGGGCGTCAGCCATACCTACGGGGTGCCGGTCGGGGACCTGGTGCGCGACCGGCTGGCGGTCACCGTTCCGCTGGCGGCCCTGGCGGTCCTGCTGTCCACGGCGTTGGCCCTGCCGCTCGGCATGGCGGCGGCGTCCCGGCGCGGCCGGCCGGCGGATTACGGCGTCATGGCGTTCAGCCAGCTCGGCGTGGCGATCCCCAATTTCTGGTTCGGCATCCTGCTGGTGCTGTGGCTGTCGGTCGGGCTGGGCTGGTTCGACGCCGGCGGCTTTCCCGGCTGGTCGGCCGGCATCGGCCCGGCGCTCAAGTCCCTGGCGCTTCCCGCCGTCACCCTGGGCCTGACCGAGGCCGCGATCCTGGCGCGGATCACCCGGGCGTCGATCCTCGACACCCTGGGGGAGGACTATGTCCGCACCGCCCGCGCCAAGGGCCTGGGTCCCGGCGCGGTGATGCGGCGGCACGTCCTGCGCAACGCCCTGATTCCGATCACGACGATCGTCGGGCTCCAGTTCGCCTTCCTGCTGGGCGGCGCCATCGTGGTCGAGAACGTCTTCTTCCTGCCGGGGCTGGGCCGTCTGCTGTTCCAGGCGATCAGCCAGCGCGACCTGATCGTCGTCAAGGACGTGGTGATGGTGATGGCGGCGCTGGTGGTCGCGGTCAACCTGATCGTCGACATCCTCTATGCCGTGATCGACCCGCGGCCCAAGGCCGTCCCATGA
- a CDS encoding ferritin-like domain-containing protein, whose translation MNLLCQEPVAPVTSPADLLGIALALEREAVLRYRELAGMMDGRGAVETAATFRALMEEERRHVEAVASVSAERIGHVPDSAPFVWRLPPEIAASWEELAGRSDLTPYRALSLAVLNEERAFAFYSYIVSAATDQAVREQARALAMEELDHAAKLRRQRRKAWRASRRESGDAAVRVEDLAGLASLASALAGETVGILRAAASALDRAGKTDDAGALAGIADDLTPLITGPGPAPASVDPVLGEGRNLRSALAALERMAEIFSDIAEGTRDEAVWLEAQRIFGIVVGHAVRLAERSR comes from the coding sequence GTGAACTTGCTGTGCCAGGAACCGGTCGCCCCGGTCACCTCACCGGCCGACCTGCTCGGCATCGCCCTCGCGCTGGAGCGGGAGGCCGTGCTGCGCTACCGTGAACTGGCAGGCATGATGGATGGACGCGGCGCCGTGGAGACCGCGGCAACCTTCCGGGCGCTGATGGAGGAGGAGCGGCGTCATGTGGAGGCGGTGGCGTCCGTCTCTGCCGAGCGGATCGGCCATGTGCCCGACAGCGCGCCTTTCGTCTGGCGGCTGCCGCCGGAGATCGCCGCCTCCTGGGAGGAACTGGCCGGACGCAGCGATCTTACGCCGTATCGCGCCTTGTCGCTGGCCGTGCTGAACGAGGAACGCGCGTTCGCCTTCTACAGCTATATCGTTTCCGCGGCGACCGACCAGGCGGTGAGGGAACAGGCCCGGGCCCTGGCGATGGAGGAGCTGGACCACGCCGCGAAACTGCGGCGTCAGCGCCGAAAGGCCTGGAGGGCGTCCCGCCGGGAAAGCGGGGATGCGGCGGTGCGGGTCGAGGATCTCGCCGGTCTGGCGTCCCTGGCCTCCGCGCTGGCGGGTGAGACGGTCGGTATCCTGCGGGCCGCCGCATCGGCGCTCGATCGTGCCGGAAAGACGGACGACGCCGGCGCGCTTGCCGGAATCGCCGACGATCTGACCCCTCTGATCACCGGCCCCGGACCGGCCCCGGCGTCGGTCGATCCGGTCCTCGGCGAAGGGCGGAACCTGCGTTCGGCGCTGGCGGCGCTGGAGAGAATGGCCGAAATCTTCTCCGACATCGCCGAAGGCACCCGGGACGAAGCCGTCTGGCTGGAGGCGCAACGCATCTTCGGCATCGTCGTCGGACATGCGGTCCGGCTCGCCGAAAGATCACGATGA
- a CDS encoding gamma-glutamyltransferase family protein: MLNTASARRGMVVAPHHLAAQAGLSVLRDGGTAVEAMVAAAAAVAVVYPHMNGIGGDGFWLIAEPGKPPVGIDACGAAAAAAAPDLYRGHGHAAIPTRGPLAANTVAGTVSGWGAALAAGRDWSGTRLPLSRLLEDAVHYARDGVPATGGQVRLTAGKRTELEEVPGFAPVFLPGGSVPAPGARFRQPDLAASLERIAAAGVEDFYRGDLARAIAAGLERAGSPVALADLEAHRARTVRPLGVRLRNATLYNMTPPTQGLASLMILALFDRLGVTEAEGFDHVHGLVEATKQAFLVRDRHVTDPARMTADPADFLADAALADRAGRIDPARAMPWPRSGPPADTIWMGAIDGAGRAVSFIQSTYWEFGSGVVAGDTGILWQNRGSSFSLDPNAVNALVPGMRPFHTLNPALARFDDGRVMPYGTMGGEGQPQTQAAVFSRYGLFGQELQRAVTAPRWLLGRTWGADSTNLKLESRFDPEVVEALRAAGHDVEVVEPFSDMMGHAGALVLHPDGTIEGASDCRSDGAVAAF; this comes from the coding sequence ATGCTGAACACCGCATCCGCCCGCCGCGGCATGGTCGTCGCCCCGCATCACCTCGCGGCCCAGGCCGGCCTGTCGGTGCTGCGCGACGGCGGCACCGCCGTGGAGGCGATGGTCGCCGCCGCCGCCGCCGTCGCGGTGGTCTACCCCCACATGAACGGCATCGGCGGCGACGGCTTCTGGCTGATCGCGGAACCGGGCAAGCCTCCCGTCGGCATCGACGCCTGCGGCGCCGCGGCGGCCGCCGCGGCCCCGGACCTCTACCGCGGGCACGGCCACGCCGCGATTCCGACCCGCGGCCCCCTGGCCGCCAACACGGTGGCCGGCACGGTGTCCGGCTGGGGCGCGGCGCTGGCCGCGGGCCGGGACTGGTCCGGAACCCGCCTGCCGCTCTCCCGCCTGCTGGAGGACGCCGTCCATTACGCCCGCGACGGCGTGCCGGCGACCGGCGGCCAGGTCCGCCTGACGGCGGGCAAGCGGACCGAGTTGGAGGAGGTGCCCGGCTTCGCCCCGGTCTTCCTGCCCGGCGGCTCCGTCCCGGCGCCGGGCGCGCGTTTCCGGCAGCCGGATCTGGCGGCGTCGCTGGAACGGATCGCGGCGGCGGGCGTGGAGGATTTCTACCGCGGCGACCTCGCCCGCGCCATCGCCGCCGGCCTGGAGCGAGCCGGCAGCCCGGTGGCGCTCGCCGACCTGGAGGCGCACCGGGCGCGCACCGTCCGGCCGCTCGGCGTCCGCCTGCGCAACGCCACGCTCTACAACATGACGCCGCCGACCCAGGGGCTCGCCTCGCTGATGATCCTGGCCCTGTTCGACCGGTTGGGCGTCACGGAGGCCGAGGGTTTCGACCATGTCCACGGCCTGGTGGAGGCGACCAAGCAGGCCTTCCTGGTGCGCGACCGTCACGTCACCGACCCGGCGCGCATGACGGCCGACCCGGCGGACTTCCTGGCCGACGCCGCCTTGGCGGACCGGGCCGGCCGGATCGACCCGGCGCGGGCGATGCCCTGGCCGCGCTCGGGCCCCCCCGCCGACACGATCTGGATGGGGGCGATCGACGGCGCCGGCCGGGCGGTCAGCTTCATCCAGAGCACCTATTGGGAGTTCGGCTCCGGCGTGGTCGCCGGCGACACCGGCATCCTGTGGCAGAACCGCGGCTCCAGCTTCTCGCTCGACCCGAACGCCGTCAACGCGCTGGTCCCCGGCATGCGCCCCTTCCACACGCTAAATCCGGCGCTGGCCCGCTTCGACGATGGCCGGGTGATGCCCTACGGCACCATGGGCGGGGAAGGCCAGCCGCAGACCCAGGCGGCGGTCTTCAGCCGCTATGGCCTGTTCGGACAGGAACTGCAGCGGGCGGTGACGGCGCCGCGCTGGCTGCTGGGCCGCACCTGGGGGGCAGACAGCACCAACCTGAAGCTGGAATCCCGCTTCGACCCCGAGGTGGTCGAGGCGCTGCGGGCCGCCGGCCACGACGTCGAAGTGGTGGAGCCGTTCAGCGACATGATGGGACATGCCGGCGCCCTGGTGCTCCACCCCGACGGCACCATCGAGGGAGCCTCCGACTGCCGCTCCGACGGGGCCGTGGCCGCCTTCTGA
- a CDS encoding ABC transporter permease, with the protein MTPRARRRFNHTGLLVGGALTLLMAALALVSLAWTPYPPEAMRIAARLQPPSGAHWLGTDHFGRDVLSMIMVGARNSIAVGAVAVGLGMAVGVPLGLAAAVLDGWTDEAVGRLTDLTFAFPAILSAILATALLGPGAVNAILAIGIFNVAVFARVTRGAALQVMGRPFVRAAAALGRGPLSITLVHVLPNIAGALAVQATISFAVAILAEAGLSYLGLGIQPPAPSWGKMLNEAQTFMALRPTLAVFPGAAIALAVLGLNLLGDGLRDLLDPRARGPMTNLT; encoded by the coding sequence ATGACCCCCAGGGCCAGGAGGCGCTTCAACCATACCGGCCTGCTGGTCGGCGGCGCGCTGACCCTGCTGATGGCGGCGCTGGCCCTGGTCTCGCTGGCCTGGACCCCCTATCCGCCGGAGGCGATGCGCATCGCGGCCAGGCTCCAGCCGCCGAGCGGCGCGCACTGGCTCGGCACCGACCATTTCGGCCGCGACGTCCTGTCCATGATCATGGTCGGGGCGCGCAACTCGATCGCGGTCGGCGCCGTCGCGGTCGGGCTGGGCATGGCCGTCGGCGTGCCGCTGGGGCTGGCCGCCGCCGTCCTGGACGGCTGGACCGACGAGGCGGTGGGCCGCCTGACCGACCTGACCTTCGCGTTCCCCGCGATCCTGTCGGCGATCCTGGCCACCGCCCTGCTGGGGCCGGGCGCGGTCAACGCCATCCTGGCGATCGGCATCTTCAATGTCGCGGTGTTCGCCCGGGTGACCCGGGGCGCCGCCCTCCAGGTGATGGGCCGCCCGTTCGTCCGGGCCGCCGCCGCCCTGGGGCGCGGGCCGCTGTCGATCACCCTGGTCCACGTCCTGCCCAACATCGCCGGCGCCCTGGCGGTCCAGGCCACCATCTCCTTCGCCGTGGCGATCCTGGCGGAAGCCGGGCTCAGCTATCTCGGCCTGGGCATCCAGCCGCCGGCCCCGAGCTGGGGCAAGATGCTGAACGAGGCGCAGACCTTCATGGCGCTGCGCCCGACGCTCGCGGTCTTTCCCGGCGCCGCCATAGCCCTGGCCGTGCTCGGCCTCAACCTGCTGGGCGACGGCCTGCGCGACTTGCTGGACCCCCGCGCGCGGGGACCTATGACGAATCTCACATGA